Part of the Methanothermobacter sp. MT-2 genome is shown below.
CTCTATAGAATCTGCAACATAGTATCCTTTTTCATGTTCCTTGCAGTCCACTCCAAATTCTCCTTGTAGGATTTCTCTTCCAGCATCTTGGACCACTATCTTATTGAACATCATCCCACCACCCCACATACCACCTCCAATGGAGAGTTTCCTTTCAAATAGGCTCACTTTAAACCCTGCCTTGGACAGGTAATAGCCTGCGGTGAGGCCTGATGGCCCGCCACCACCAATGGCCACGTCAACCTCGAGGTGGTCTATTAGTTCATCCATGTATTCTTCTATTATTGCCTTTGAGATTTTTATATCGTCTAGTTTCAATTTTCACACCCTCATCTTCTAGTTATTATAGTTAGTATATCTCCATCTTTTAGGATATGGTCTATTCCAACTTTTTGTCCCTGGAATTTCACTGAGTCGCCCCATACTCTCGCATGGCGGAATTTTCTTATAAAGTCTCTGTGAAGTTTCCCGCAGACATCTTTTACAGTTGCATTCTTTTTGATTATTAGTGGTTCTTCATAGTCTGGTTCGCCTTGTGGGGGTCTCAAGTAGACCCTTATGAGGTTGAGTTTTTCGAATATTTTTTCTCTAAGACTATTGATATTAATCTTCTCTTTTGCTGATATAAATATGGATTCTGGTATCTCATCTTGGATATCCTTAACATATTCTTTGTTTGCAAGGTCAACTTTATTGAAGACTGTTAAAGTGGGTATGTAGGCTCTGTTAGATTCTATAACATCTATGAACTGGTCTATTGTGGCATCATCACGTATTAGCACTTCGGCATTATGTATCCCATACTCGTTGAGTATGGATCTTATTATCTTCTCATTGAGGTGGCTTAACTCTACTGTGCTTGAAACTCGGATGCCGCCCCTTTTTTTCCTTTCCACTCTAATGTCTGGAGGTTTTTCATCTGGTCTTATACCAACATTCTTCAACTCTTCTAGTATAATATCTCTTTGTTTTGGATCTAGGATGTCTATTATCATTACAATGAGGTCTGCGTTTCTTGCAACTGATAAAATTTCTCTTCCCCTTCCCTTACCCTTTGATGCTCCTGGGATTATACCTGGTATGTCCAATACTTGGATCCTAGCACCTTTATATTCCATTACAGCTGGTATAACATCTAATGTGGTGAATTGGTATTCTCCAACCTTTGCCTGGGCATTCGTTATAATGTTAAGCAGGGTTGATTTACCCACAGATGGGAAGCCTACAAGGACTATTGTAGCATCGCCAGACTTTTTAACATGGAAACCTTTACCCTTCCTAGCGGTTCTTGAAACGGCCTCCTCCCTTAACCTGGACAATTTAGCTTTCAGTTTACCTATATGATGTGCCGTGGCCTTATTGTATGGTGTTCTCCTGATCTCCTCTTCGATTTCTTTTATTTTTTCTTCGATGTCCATGGATATCACGCAAAATTATACTGAAATTTGCTTTGGAAAAAATCTCAATAATCTAGTAGGGTTTAAATTTTTATATGAAGTCCATCCATAATAATGATGTTAGGTGTCTTTATGAAAGTGAAAGATGTTATGGTTAAAGATGTGGAAACCCTTGATATTAATAGTAATCTCGAAGACGTTTTAAAGAATTTCGTTGAGAAGGGTCATGGGAGCGCTATTGTAACAAAGGATAATGTGAAGGTTGGGATAGTAACCACATGGGATGTGCTGGAAGCCATAGCCGAGGGCGATGACCTAAGCGAAGTGAAAGTATGGGAAGTCATGGAGAGAGATCTTGTCACAATATCCCCAGAGGCAGATATCAGGGAAGCAGCATCCAAGATGGTTACCAATGTCGTCTGGAGGCTCCTTGTAGAAGAGGATGAAGAAATCATAGGGATGGTTAGCGCCACAGACATCCTACATGCTAAAATGGCGAAAAGATATTAGGCTCTTGTCCATACAAGAACTCCAGATTCCTCGTGGAGTAACTTGAAGGATGTCTGGTTAAACCCGCCTAAAAGGAAAAGTTTTGTGAACATGGAATTCTCAAGTTTCTTATCCATTATAACAGTCACATATGAGCCTCCACTCTCCACCACAAGTAAACCAAATTGACTACTATTATCTACTATCTCATTCTTAACCAGCTGATTACCCTCAACTAATATTAGTTTGTGGGGTTTTATCTTTTCTGCCTCGCCATTAGCACCCATCACCACTATAGTTGCATTAGTGTCGTTACCCTTCTTCTCTATAACAACACCCACCATCCCTGAAACATCATTCACAGTCACTATCCGAGTTACATTACCAACCACTTCTGGTTTCGAAGCTGCCAAGGAAGTATAATATGCAGAATGCTCACCTTCCTTCTTATCAAAGTCCCAGCTTCCAAAGTAACTCCACCATGCAGCCTTACCCAACATGTCAGAACTTAAAATAAGCGTGAAAGGCTTCTTCTTATCAGGATGTGAATACTTCAAAACATTATCAGCCTGCTGAGGTGTTAACTTATACTTATTTATCATCACATCCCTTGCACTATCCTTAGGGAGTCCAAGGGTCTCTGTAAGTATTTTAACAGTCAAGGAAGTATTATTAGTATAATTATCAAGTGTATTATATGCCATATCCCCACTCGTCGACAACATTGTAAGTATGCCAAGTGACAATGACTCATTATCAGTTAAAAGGGCCTTACCAATCCAGAATGCTCTTGGAGTATTCTGTGAACCTCCATCAAATGTCACGGGCCTGTCAGCAGCCACTGCAAAAAGGTGTCCGAAGTCCCACCAGGACATTACAACAGTATCACTAGGAGTGTTGTTTTTTATCCATGTTAGTGAATTCCACATTCCATCATCTGTACCTGGGACAACTGATGAAGTTAATGCATGGGCTCCGCTTACAGGCGCTGAGATTATAGCTACTGTGACAAGCAACATCATGAATGTTGCCCTGAATTTTTCACTTTTTATCGATAATATTATGAGTATTGCTATTATCCCTGCTAGTATCTTGGCTATTACAGTGACATTAAATGGGTAAATTAAGAGTATGCCTGCGACGAATGATACAATAGCAATGGATGTTGTGGTTTTAACATTATCCCTGAGGTACTCTACAAAATATCCTGTGAATATCCCAGCGGAAATGCCGAGTGGTATTGCGAATAGGGGCACGAACCTGAAACCCTTTGTAACCGTGTATCCTGTTAATATGAGCCATACGGATAATAGTGTTATGTAAGAGAGATATTCTCGTTTTTTCTTTTCAAAATTACTAGGATCTTTCGGATATTTAACGAATTTACTCTTTTTACCGGCGCGTTTACCCCTTCCTTGCTTTAATTCTATTTTAGGCGCTTCTAATGATCTTATCTTCCATATGAGCGCCGCCACACCAAATAATCCGCATATGAATGGTAATAGGCCGCCAACTCCTCCAAGCACTGACACTTGGTTCGGTATGAAAGGATTACCCTCTGTGAATGTTGGAACTTGCAATTCTGAAACAGACACATAAACATTAGGATAAGCCGTGCTCTGAGCGGTGGCCTGTAATTGCACAGCCGAAAACAGCCCAGAAACTGAATTTATAAGTGCTGAGAATCCATTCAAGAGTCCGAAAAGGAACCCTCCAACCACTATAAGAACTAGGAACATTGACAATTCCCTTTGATTAACCAGCCATTCAAACTTGCTCTTATAGGTCTCCCTTTCAAATCCCATAAGCCTTCTAAGGATGAAATAGACTATTACAAAAACTCCCATAACTGCAATGTAGAAAATGTAACCTACCCATGCCAGTGAGAAGAGCAGAATTGATATAATAGATGCTAAGGCAAAAGCCAATCCCCTTTTCAGACTATCGGCATTTATACTCTCCATAAAGAACCATATAAATAATAATGGTAAGAGTATGTTGAACATGTCAGTGTCGAAAAAACCGGCATAAGTGTGTGACACATACACAGGTGTAAGTCCTATTATAAGGGCCGCGGTTATACCACCATAATCATTGCTCATTTTCCGCGTGAAAAGATAAGCTGGTATTACACATAGTGAACCTATAATGGCGCCCAACCAATAAGCGACAACCTTAAGCGGATAATCTCCCACCATGTTAACTAGGCGATAAGCAAAACTTGTAGTATATACTATAAGTGGGGGATATTCAACAGCTCTGCCTGGGGGATAGTATGAGTGTAGATCCCAGTCTGTTCCATTAATCTTTGTATCACCTAACATTCCCTTTGTCAGGTAGTTCATTGTCAGCCTATAATTGTAGTAGGAGTCCATCTCACTGAAATAGGGAAGACCAGTTGAATCCTTATAAAAGTCCTTTGATTCCTTGGGAACCCCCCCTATATTATAAGCTTCAGCCCTAATAGCGAATGCTATTAGGAAGAGTACTACGATGATTATCAAGGGTTTGATTTTATCTAGCTTCATAGGATGTCTTCCCCAAACTTTTTGTTTGCTGGATATGATTATTTTATCAAATATAAATATTTTACTCCCTTTCTTTAACTTCTTCTAACGATGCTGTGAAACGGCATTTTGGGAATCCTTTACAACCTATAAATTCACCATACCTGCCTGAACGTTTTATAAGGTCTCTACCACACTTCGGACATTTCCCCACAACTTCTATTTTATCCCTTTTGGTTTTACCACATTTTGGGTCTAGGCAAGCCCTTTGCCTTGGCCTCCCATAGGATATGAGTGGTAGGCCGCATTTTTCGCATTTGCTTTTCAATATCCTGGCACCTTTTGGTAGGGAGTATACTATTCTACATTCAGGGAATCTTGAGCAGCCAACGAAGTTGCTTTTGTTTTTCTCTGAATATTTTATTACTAATTTACCTTCACATTCTGGGCAGTCTCCTATTATCCGCCCCTTCTGGTAGGCCTTGTAGAGGTGTTTCCCGATTTCTTCCCTGTTTTTTTCTATATCTTCTATTATTGATATGATTTCTTCCTTGGCTTTTTGGATGGTGTTGTCTTTTGTTGTTTCCCCTTTCATTATCTTTTTTAATTCTTCTTCGAATTGTCTTGTGAGTTCTTCGCTTGTTATCTTTTCACAGTATCTTTTAAGGGTGTCTATTATATTTTCTCCAAGTGGGGTTACTCTAATCTTTTTTCCTTCAATGTATTTACGATCATATAGTATTGAGATTATATCTGCTCTTGTTGATTTGGTTCCAAGGCCCCTTTTCTCCATTTCTTTTATGAGTGAGGCCTCGTTGTACCTTGCTGGGGGTTTTGTCTCCTTTTCATCGGCTATTATCTTTTTAACTGGGAATTTTTCTCCTTTTTCAAATTCTGGGAATGTTTCGTCTTCTATTTTCTGGTAGGGGTATTGTTCCATCCAACCTTTCCTTGCAACCCTTTTCCTTGAAAGTTTAAAGATTTCTTCACCTATCTTTAATTTTGCATTCATTGACTCTATAATGGCTTTTTCGCTGAATGCGCTTATGAACCTGTATACTATGAGTTCATAGATTTTACTTTCATGTTTGTCCAAGTCTTTTGGTAGGAGTCCTGTTGGGTGGATTGCTGGGTGTGCTTCATCCTCCTTTTTGCCTTCATGGGGTTTTAGTGGTTTTTTTAAATTGATTATTTTTTCTTTGAAGCTAGGGTTTGCTGAAAGTTTAGTGAGGATTTTCTCATAATCTATACTTTCGGGTAATTTCTGGGATGATGTCCTCGGATAGGAAATATAACCTTCTGTGTAAAGGTTCTGGGCAATGTTCTGGGTTTTCTTTGGGCTTAAACCGAATATCCTGTAAGCTTCTGCTTGTAGATCGCCTAGGTTAAATGGTGCTGGGGGCATCCTAGTTATCTGGCCTATTTTAATTTCTTCTATAATGGCATCTTTTCCTTGGCACTCTTTTAAGATATTTTCAACTTTTTCTTTTTGGAATATTCTGCCCCGCTGGTTTAATGCTATTATATCATCTTTTAGAACGGCTTTTATGAGCCAGTAGGGTTCTGGTTCGAATTTTCGTATGGTTTTCTCCCTTTCTACGAGTATTGCGAGTGCAGGAGTCTGTACTCTGCCGGCTGAAAGTTTTATGAACTTGTTAGTTGATTCTTTAACTGATTTCATTAAAGAACGGGAGATGTTAACTCCAAAGATGAAATCTAGCACATGACGGGCTATTCCACTATCTACTTGTCCATAGTCGAGTTCTATAGGGTTTTTGTAGGCTTCTATGATATCTTCCCTCGTTAGTGTGGAGAATTTCATCCTCAAGGTTTTTTCTAGGGCTTCTTCTCCACAAATATGTTTAAGAACATTATAGCCTATGAGGGTTCCTTCGATGTCATAATCACATGCATGGAAATATCTCGTGGCGTTTTTAGCCAGTTTTTCAATGGCATCTATATAATTCTTGATGTATTGTTTACTTTTATCAACTTCTGGTACTGGAACCCATTCAAGGTCAAAAAATAGTTTCTCATTAGGGTTTTTTGGCTTTAAGGTGTAAAGGTGGCCTGCTGCTGGGATTATTATGGTTTTTTTGTTCCCATTTTGATATTCCCAGTAGTATGTTTTTTTGTGTTTTTTCTTTTTTGCGTTTGGGAATAATGCTTTGGCTATTTTTTCTGATGAGCGTGGTTTTTCGCATATGATGACTTCGTCCATGATAATCACATTAGGTAGAATCCGTAAAATTCGCTGCAGTAATTGCATATTGGATATTTTCCATAATGGTAGTGGCTGCTGTCATCGGCTTTTATGTTGAATTTTCTCTGGCAGATGAAGCAGGTTTCTATCTTTTCTTTTTTGTTCTGGGATTTCATATGTGCTCGCCTTTTATACTATCTTGTATCTTTGTAGGAGTAGTAGTTCGTCTTTTGTGAGTTTTTTACCATCTTTGAATAATTTGTATATTTCCTCTGCTTTTTTTCTTTCTATGATTTCTCTTTTATGGGTTTTAGCCGCTTCTATTTCACCCATCTTTGATTTGATCGCTTTTATCTGTTTGTTGACTTGTTTTATTTCTTCCATGATCTTTTTTGATTCTTCATGTTTTTTTGATGCTAGTTTCATGAATTTCACGAATTCGTTATGGGCTTCGTCTGCCTGGGCTCTTATTTCATCTGTTTTCTGGAACTGTTCTAGCATTTTTTCGTGGTATTCCTGGGCTTCATTGGAGAGTTTGACAACATTTTCATGATATTTTTCTGATAATTTTTTAAGTTCAAGTGATTCAGCCATTGTTTTTTCATCTTCTTTTATTTTTGCCAATTCTTTTCTAAGGTCATTTGCCCTGTTAACTAGTTCGTTTTCCTTTTTCATGTCCAAAACTTGGGTTTCAATTATCTTATCTATCTTTCTGATCTCTTTTTCTAATTTTAAGCGTTTTCTCCTGAAAGGTGACCATTTTAGTTCTCTTATTTTTTTATTAGTTTCATCTCTAAGTCTTTTGTTCTCTTCCACCATCTTATTTATTTCATTTCTCTTGTCCCTGAATTTAATGGCCAATCCCAAAGCTTCTTTTGCTTTATTGTTGAGTTCGTCTCGAAGTTCCTTTTTTTCTTTTGCTTTATTGTTGAGTTCATCACGTTCTTTTAGGGTGGCTGAAAGTTTATCTTCGTATTCACTTTTTTTATCAAGGGCTTCTTCCAAGGTTATGTTATTAGATTCTTCAAGTTCTTCTATGAATGGTATTATACATTTGAGGTTCTTTTCTTCCACTATGATGTCTGCTTTTTCTTTGACTATAGGCTTCGCATTGAATGCTATGCCTAATTTGGCGGATTCTAACATGGATATGTCATTCGCCCCGTCACCTACAGCAACACATTCATCAAAACTAAAACCTTCTTCTTCTAGTAATTCCTTTAGGATATCATATTTTGTTTTTTCCACAAGTGGACCGCTAACTTCCCCTGTTAACAGACCATTTTTATGGTGTAGTTTGTTGCAGATTATATAATCTAGGTTCAATTTTTCACCTATTATATCTGCTATCAGATCAAAACTGCCTGTTATGGTTGCAACCTTGCAGCCTTTACCTTTAAGGTATTTGATGGTTTCCTTGGCGCCTTCCATTAATGGTAGGGTCTGGGCCAGCTTTTTTATATCATCTATCCTTGCGCCTTTGAGTAGTTTAACTCTCTCTTCTAGTGATTCCTTGAAGTCTATTTCGCCTTCCATGGCCCTTTTTGTGAGGTTTATTATCTTGTCTTCAACTCCCATCAGTTTTCCTATTTCATCTATTGCTTCACCGTCTATTATCACGTTATCAAGGTCTAAGACTACAAGTTTAATCAATAATATCACCATCAAATAAGATCCAAATCCGCGAGACGGGCTTTCGCCCTTTCAACACCGCGTTTAGCATCCTCGGCACTCTTTGCTCCTGTGCAGACAACTTTACCCGATCCGAACAATAATAGAACAACCTTAGGATCTTCTAAACGGTATACGAGCCCCGGGAACTGTTCAGGTTCATATTCAGTGTTTTCGAGGCCTAAAGCCACTGCTTCTAGGTTTAATGGTTTTCCCAGGTTTGCAGAGGCAACTATATTCTGTATTTTAATCTCGAAATCTTCTGGGATTTCAGGATCCATTGTCCTCATCTTATCCACTGTTATTTTTATGGCTTTCTTTGAATCTTCTATTGACTTCGCCCCTGTACATACTAGTTTACCTGAACCGAATATTAGGGCGGCTGTCTTAGGACTCTTCAATTTATATACAAGTCCAGGGAACTGTTCACGGTTAAAATCAACATTTTTAAGCGCCTTAGACACTCTTGTAAGGTCTATTGATTTTCCAAGGGTTGCAGAGGCTACTATATTTTCTATTTTAATATTTACATCATTCAATTATTATACCTCCCAGCGAAATTGAAAAATGGTATCTTCATGGACTCTTCTTTAAATGCTTAAATATATTAATATTAATGTACTTAAAAATTAATTACTATCAATTAACAATTTTTTATTACACAAGTGGGTCTGAAATTCTCTCAGACACACCTAATAGACTATCAAATATATCCCTTCCTACAATAATAAAAATCATATAATAATATGGTAATCTGTTTTCCGCATTAAAAGTATGCTGGTGAACACCCTTGATTGAAGTAGAAGTAAAAGCAAAATCAAAACCTGGGATAAAAAAGAAACTTGAATCCATCGGCGCCCAGAAAATCAAAAAAGAAAAACAAGAAGACACATACTTCAACGCACCGCACAAAGACTTCAAAATAACCGATGAAGCCCTAAGAATAAGAAAAACACCATTAAAAGCCTTCATAACATACAAGGGGCCTAAAATAGATGAAAAAAGCAAAACCCGCCAAGAAATAGAAACAGAAATCCCAGACCCAAAAAACATGACAAGAATACTAGAATGCCTAGGATTCAAAAAAGCACACAAAGTAATCAAAAAAAGAGAAACATACCAGTTAAACGATTTCAAAATCGCCATAGACAATGTTAAAGGCCTTGGAACCTACATCGAAATAGAAAAGGATATAAAAGAAGATGAAGACTATAATGAAACACTCCACAAAATCCTTAAAATCTACAAACAACTCGGAATCAAAAAAGGATTCCAAAGAAAATCATACCTCGAACTACTACTAGAATCATAAAAATCTTCCCATCAAAAAAATTAGGTGGTAATCACTTGAAATATTTTGTAAGCCCATTCAACAAAAAAATCAAACTAAAATTCCCAGATAACATCATAATCTACGACACCACCTTAAGAGATGGAGAACAAACACCGGGAGTCTGCCTAGGAACAAAAGAAAAACTCGCAATAGCAAGAAAACTCGACGAACTAAAAATACACCAAATAGAAGCAGGATTCCCAATCGTATCAAAAGAAGAAAGAAGATCCGTGAAAAAAATCGCCAACGAAGGATTAAACGCCGACATACTAGCACTATCACGGACAAAAAAAGAAGACATAGAAACAGCCCTAGACTGCGACGTAGACGGGATAATCACCTTCATGGCCACCTCAGACCTACACCTCAAACACAAACTAAAACTAACAAGAGAACAAGCACTCAACATCTGCATGAACTCACTAGAATACGCAAAAGACCACGGAATATTCGTAGCATTCTCAGCCGAAGACGCCACCAGAACAGACCTCGAATTCCTGAAAAAAATCTATAAAAAAGCCGAAGAATACGGAGCCGACCGCGTCCACATAGCAGACACAGTAGGCGCCATCACACCCCAAGGCATACAATTCCTAGTAAAAGAACTTAAAAAAACCCTCAACACAGAAATAGCACTACACTGCCACAACGACTTCGGACTAGCAGTCACAAACTCAATCACAGGACTACTAGCAGGAGCCAATGCAATATCCACCACAGTCAACGGAATAGGAGAAAGAGCAGGTAACACACCCCTAGAAGAACTAATAATGGCCCTACTAATCCTATACGAAATAGACCTCGGATTCAACATAAAAATACTCTGCGAACTATCAAAACTAGTAGAAAAATACACACATATGAGCGTCCCAGAAAACAAACCCATAGTAGGAAAAAACGTATTCAGACACGAATCAGGAATACACGTAGACGCAGTCCTAGAAGAACCACTAACCTACGAACCATTCCTACCCGAGATGATAGGACACAAAAGAAAAATAGTACTAGGTAAACACTCAGGATGCAGAGCAGTGAAAGCAAAACTCGAAGAATACGGAATAGAAGTAACCAGAGACGAACTCTGCAAAATAGTAGAAGAAGTTAAAAAAGCCCGAGAAAAGGGAAGATTCATAAATGATAAACTATTTAAAGAAATCATAAGCTCAGTTAAAGGACCAGTAGACATGTAGTGATCCCCCATGAACATCACAGAAAAAATACTAGCCAAAGCCGCGGGAAAAAAAGAAGTAAAAACAGGCGAAATCATCGAAGCCAAAGTCGACCTCGCAATGACACACGACGGCACAAGCCCACCCACCATAAAAACCTTCCAAAAAATAGCCGAAAAAACAGGACAAAAAAAAGTCTGGGATCCAAAAAAGATAGTCATAGTCTACGACCACAACATACCACCAAACAATATCGGAGCAGCCCAATTCCAAAAAGTAACACGAAAATTCGCAAAAGAACAAAAAATAGAAAAGATTTTCAAACACGGAGAAGGCATATGCCACCAGGTGCTCCCAGAAAAAGGATTCATAAAACCAGGAACAGTCATCATAGGAGCAGACTCACACACTTGCACCTACGGGGCATTCGGAGCATTCGCCACGGGAATGGGAGCAACAGACATGGCCATGATATTCGCAACCGGTCGAACATGGCTCAGAATCCCAGAATCGATAAAAATAGAAGTAGAAGGCAGATTCAAAGAACATGTAACAGCCAAAGACCTCATACTGCACATCATAGGGACACTAGGAGTCGACGGGGCAACCTACAAATCAGTTGAATTCACGGGAGAAACCATAAAAAAACTTGACGTCCCAGACAGGATGACCATCTGCAACATGACAGTAGAAATGGGAGCAAAAAACGGGATAATAGAACCCAACAAAGCAACCTTAGAATACCTCAAAAAAAGATCCCAGACAAAATTCCAAATATACACTCCAGACCCAGACCACAACTACAATGAAGAATTTTATTTCAATATAGACGATCTCAAACCACAGATAGCCTGCCCACATTCAGTTGACAACGTAAAAGACGCTGAAAAACTCATAGGAAAGCACATAGATGAAGCATTCCTAGGTTCATGCACAAACGGAAGATTCAAAGATCTTAAAATAGCAGCAGAGATCCTAAAAGACAAAAAAGTACACGAAGACGTGAGGATGATAATAGTCCCAGCATCCTCCAACATTTACATTAGAGCCATCAAAGAAGGCCTCATAAAAACATTCCTAGATGCAGGTGCAATAATATGCAATCCAGGCTGCGGCCCATGCCTCGGAGCTCACATGGGCGTACTAGGACCTGGAGAAGTTTGCATATCCACAAGCAACCGAAACTTCCAAGGACGCATGGGAGACCCCAAATCAAAAATCTACCTCGCAAATCCGGCGATAGTGGCCCAATCAGCCATCAAAGGCGAAATATCCATACCAGAATAAAAGGGGATGTGGAATGGATATAGATATCGTGGAAGAAATCCAAAGACTTGAAAGGATAATAGGCCCGCTTTCAAACACCCAGAAGATACTATTAGCAACTGACGGTTCAATCACAAGAATACTCGACGTACTCTTTGGAAAAGTGAAAATAAGAACCTTAGTCCAAGAATTCAGGGAAGCCAATGAAAAAATCGCCGATAAACTTGACATAGCCATTGGAGAGAAAATAAACTATAGGATAGTTTTAATCGGTAACAAGGAGCCGCTGATACACGCAATATCATACATACCCCTTGCAAGATTAGACAATGATTTCAAAGAAGATCTGATAAGAGCAGACATACCAATCGGGAAAATACTCCGCAAACATAACATTGAATCAAGAAGAGAAGTGGAAAAAATAGACATTGAAGAACCCACCAGTGAACTCAAAAAAATATTCCAGACAGATTCATTAATGTTAACACGCACATACAACATCATACACAAGGATAAAATCTTGATAAGGATAAAAGAAACATTCCCCATCACATACTTCACAGGAGAATACTAAAATTGAGGTCTATGACATGGGTGTTAAACTCAAGGATATAATATACTCCTCAAAGATAAAAATCGAGGATCTGAATGGGCGCATCCTAGCCATCGACGCCCCAAACACCATATACCAATTCCTCTCCAGTATAAGGCAAAAGGATGGAACACCCCTAATGGACAAAAAGGGAAGAATAACATCCCACCTCAGCGGCATACTATACAGAACCGCGGCCATAATAGAAAAGGGCATAAAAGTGGTCTATGTCTTCGATGGAAAAAGTCCAGAATTTAAACGTGAAACAGTCACCAAACGAAAATCTATAAGAATCGAAGCCGAAAAGAAATGGAAAGAAGCTCTCAGGGAAGGGGAGGTCGAAGAGGCTAGAAAATATGCTATAAGATCCGCCAGACTATCCTCTGATATAATATCAAGTTCAAAGGAGCTTCTAGACTTAATGGGCGTGCCATTCGTTAACGC
Proteins encoded:
- a CDS encoding GTPase; the protein is MDIEEKIKEIEEEIRRTPYNKATAHHIGKLKAKLSRLREEAVSRTARKGKGFHVKKSGDATIVLVGFPSVGKSTLLNIITNAQAKVGEYQFTTLDVIPAVMEYKGARIQVLDIPGIIPGASKGKGRGREILSVARNADLIVMIIDILDPKQRDIILEELKNVGIRPDEKPPDIRVERKKRGGIRVSSTVELSHLNEKIIRSILNEYGIHNAEVLIRDDATIDQFIDVIESNRAYIPTLTVFNKVDLANKEYVKDIQDEIPESIFISAKEKININSLREKIFEKLNLIRVYLRPPQGEPDYEEPLIIKKNATVKDVCGKLHRDFIRKFRHARVWGDSVKFQGQKVGIDHILKDGDILTIITRR
- a CDS encoding oligosaccharyl transferase STT3 subunit, with translation MKLDKIKPLIIIVVLFLIAFAIRAEAYNIGGVPKESKDFYKDSTGLPYFSEMDSYYNYRLTMNYLTKGMLGDTKINGTDWDLHSYYPPGRAVEYPPLIVYTTSFAYRLVNMVGDYPLKVVAYWLGAIIGSLCVIPAYLFTRKMSNDYGGITAALIIGLTPVYVSHTYAGFFDTDMFNILLPLLFIWFFMESINADSLKRGLAFALASIISILLFSLAWVGYIFYIAVMGVFVIVYFILRRLMGFERETYKSKFEWLVNQRELSMFLVLIVVGGFLFGLLNGFSALINSVSGLFSAVQLQATAQSTAYPNVYVSVSELQVPTFTEGNPFIPNQVSVLGGVGGLLPFICGLFGVAALIWKIRSLEAPKIELKQGRGKRAGKKSKFVKYPKDPSNFEKKKREYLSYITLLSVWLILTGYTVTKGFRFVPLFAIPLGISAGIFTGYFVEYLRDNVKTTTSIAIVSFVAGILLIYPFNVTVIAKILAGIIAILIILSIKSEKFRATFMMLLVTVAIISAPVSGAHALTSSVVPGTDDGMWNSLTWIKNNTPSDTVVMSWWDFGHLFAVAADRPVTFDGGSQNTPRAFWIGKALLTDNESLSLGILTMLSTSGDMAYNTLDNYTNNTSLTVKILTETLGLPKDSARDVMINKYKLTPQQADNVLKYSHPDKKKPFTLILSSDMLGKAAWWSYFGSWDFDKKEGEHSAYYTSLAASKPEVVGNVTRIVTVNDVSGMVGVVIEKKGNDTNATIVVMGANGEAEKIKPHKLILVEGNQLVKNEIVDNSSQFGLLVVESGGSYVTVIMDKKLENSMFTKLFLLGGFNQTSFKLLHEESGVLVWTRA
- a CDS encoding DNA topoisomerase 1, translating into MDEVIICEKPRSSEKIAKALFPNAKKKKHKKTYYWEYQNGNKKTIIIPAAGHLYTLKPKNPNEKLFFDLEWVPVPEVDKSKQYIKNYIDAIEKLAKNATRYFHACDYDIEGTLIGYNVLKHICGEEALEKTLRMKFSTLTREDIIEAYKNPIELDYGQVDSGIARHVLDFIFGVNISRSLMKSVKESTNKFIKLSAGRVQTPALAILVEREKTIRKFEPEPYWLIKAVLKDDIIALNQRGRIFQKEKVENILKECQGKDAIIEEIKIGQITRMPPAPFNLGDLQAEAYRIFGLSPKKTQNIAQNLYTEGYISYPRTSSQKLPESIDYEKILTKLSANPSFKEKIINLKKPLKPHEGKKEDEAHPAIHPTGLLPKDLDKHESKIYELIVYRFISAFSEKAIIESMNAKLKIGEEIFKLSRKRVARKGWMEQYPYQKIEDETFPEFEKGEKFPVKKIIADEKETKPPARYNEASLIKEMEKRGLGTKSTRADIISILYDRKYIEGKKIRVTPLGENIIDTLKRYCEKITSEELTRQFEEELKKIMKGETTKDNTIQKAKEEIISIIEDIEKNREEIGKHLYKAYQKGRIIGDCPECEGKLVIKYSEKNKSNFVGCSRFPECRIVYSLPKGARILKSKCEKCGLPLISYGRPRQRACLDPKCGKTKRDKIEVVGKCPKCGRDLIKRSGRYGEFIGCKGFPKCRFTASLEEVKERE
- a CDS encoding phosphoserine phosphatase, producing the protein MIKLVVLDLDNVIIDGEAIDEIGKLMGVEDKIINLTKRAMEGEIDFKESLEERVKLLKGARIDDIKKLAQTLPLMEGAKETIKYLKGKGCKVATITGSFDLIADIIGEKLNLDYIICNKLHHKNGLLTGEVSGPLVEKTKYDILKELLEEEGFSFDECVAVGDGANDISMLESAKLGIAFNAKPIVKEKADIIVEEKNLKCIIPFIEELEESNNITLEEALDKKSEYEDKLSATLKERDELNNKAKEKKELRDELNNKAKEALGLAIKFRDKRNEINKMVEENKRLRDETNKKIRELKWSPFRRKRLKLEKEIRKIDKIIETQVLDMKKENELVNRANDLRKELAKIKEDEKTMAESLELKKLSEKYHENVVKLSNEAQEYHEKMLEQFQKTDEIRAQADEAHNEFVKFMKLASKKHEESKKIMEEIKQVNKQIKAIKSKMGEIEAAKTHKREIIERKKAEEIYKLFKDGKKLTKDELLLLQRYKIV
- a CDS encoding TATA-box binding protein, translated to MNDVNIKIENIVASATLGKSIDLTRVSKALKNVDFNREQFPGLVYKLKSPKTAALIFGSGKLVCTGAKSIEDSKKAIKITVDKMRTMDPEIPEDFEIKIQNIVASANLGKPLNLEAVALGLENTEYEPEQFPGLVYRLEDPKVVLLLFGSGKVVCTGAKSAEDAKRGVERAKARLADLDLI
- a CDS encoding predicted adenylate cyclase, which encodes MIEVEVKAKSKPGIKKKLESIGAQKIKKEKQEDTYFNAPHKDFKITDEALRIRKTPLKAFITYKGPKIDEKSKTRQEIETEIPDPKNMTRILECLGFKKAHKVIKKRETYQLNDFKIAIDNVKGLGTYIEIEKDIKEDEDYNETLHKILKIYKQLGIKKGFQRKSYLELLLES